The nucleotide sequence TCAGCCGACGCCCCGACCCCGAGCGCATCCTCACCTGCCACCGGGCAGCGACGGACATCGTCCGGGAACTGGACGCCGTCAACGCGGGCCGGCCCGCCGCCGAACAGGTGTGGACCAGCCACGAGGCCCTGCTGCTCGACTACGAACTGCCCATGCTGCGCCAGGCCGGGACCCGCCGTTACCTGGGCTCCACGCACCTGCCCTGGATCGGGGAACGCACCCGACAGCCCGAGGGCGCCCATGTGCGGCTGCTCGCCGAGGTGCTCAACCCGGTCGCCTGCAAGATCGGCTCCGGTACCACCACCGAGGACGTCACCGCCCTGGCCGACCGTCTCGACCCGCACCGCGAACCGGGCCGGCTCGTCCTGGTCGCCCGCATGGGCACCGACTTCGTCACCAGCAGGCTGCCCCCGCTGGTGGAGGCCGTACGGGCCGCCGGACACCCCGCGATCTGGCTGTGCGACCCCATGCACGGCAACACCATCACCAGCCCCGCCGGACACAAGACCCGCCTGGTGGACGCGATGCTCGCCGAGATCGAGGGCTTCGGCGCGGCCCTGGCCGAGAGCGGCGGCGTCAACGGCGGACTGCACCTGGAGACCACCCCGGACGACGTCACCGAGTGCGCCGCCGACGTCTCCGAACTCGGCGGTGTGGGGGACCGGCACACCACGTTCTGCGACCCCCGGCTCAACCCCGGCCAGGCACTGCGCATGGTCACCGGGTGGGCGCACACCCTGCGCTGAGACCCCGCCGCGCCCCGGCAGGCCACACATCCCGCCCCGCCCCGAAAGGAGCCGACTGGTGGTCGGCATACCCCGCATCGCTTCCTACGCCCTGCCGGCGGCGGACAGCCTCCCGGCGAACACGGCCCACTGGACGCCCGACCCGCAGCGCGCGACCCTGCTGGTCCACGACATGCAGCACTTCTTCCTGCGCTCCGTCCCCGACCCGCTGCGCTCCGAACTCGTCGACAACGCCGCCCGGTTGCGCAAACGTGCCGCGAGCCTCGCGGTGCCGGTCGCGTACACCGCGCAGCCGGGCGGCATGACGGACGAGGACCGCGGCCTGCTCAAGGACTTCTGGGGGCCGGGCATGCGCACCGCCCCCGAGGACCGCGAGGTGGTGCCCGAACTCGCCCCGGAACCCGGCGACTGGGTGCTCACCAAGTACCGCTACAGCGCCTTCCACCGCTCCGGCCTGCTGCGCCGGCTGCGCGCCGCCGGACGCGACCAGCTCGTGCTGTGCGGGGTCTACGCCCACATCGGCGTCCTCGCCACGGCCGTCGAGGCGTTCAGCAACGACATCCAGGTCTTCCTGGCCGCCGACGCCGTCGCCGACTTCTCCGCCGAGCGCCACCGCCTGGCCCTCGACTACGTGGCCGAGCGCTGCGGGGTGGTCCTGCCCAGCGCGGAGGTGTTCCGGTGAGCCCGCCCAGCGATCTCCTGGACCGCCTGCTGGCCGCCCCCGGCGACCACGACTTCGCCCTGCTGCACCGGCCGGAGAGCGGCACCCCCGGCAGCGTCGACGTACTGCTCGGCGACGTCACCCACCCCGCCACGCTCGCCGGGCTGCCGTTGCCCGACGGCACGGCCGGGCCCGCCCACGAGGTACTCGTCCTCGTGCCCTACCGCCAGCTCGCCGAACGGGACTTCGCCGCCCCCGACGACGGCTCGCCCCTCGTCGCGCTCACCGTCACCGACCAGGCCGAACTGCCGCTCGCGGACGTGCTGCACCGGCTGCCCGACACCCCGGTCGGCATGAGCGGACACCGCTTCGACCTGTCCGACGAGGAGTACGCCGAGAAGGTGCGGCGCGTCGTCGCGGACGAGATAGGCACCGGCGAGGGCGCCAACTTCGTGCTGCGGCGCACCCTGCTCGCCGACCTCGACGGCTACACCCCGCACACCGCGCTGGCCGTCTTCCGCCGCCTGACCGCGGTCGAGCACAGCGCCTACTGGACCTTCGTCATCCACGTCGGCGGCCGTGCCTTCGTCGGCGCCACCCCGGAGCGGCACATCTCGGTACGGGACGGCCACGCCGTGATGAACCCCATCAGCGGCACCTACCGCTACCCGCCCGGCGGCCCGGACCTCGCCGGCCTCACCGCGTTCCTCGAGGACCGCAAGGAGACCGACGAGCTGTACATGGTGCTGGACGAGGAACTGAAGATGATGTCCCGCGTCTGCGAGCCCGGCGTCCGCGTCACCGGCCCCCGGCTGAAGGAGATGGCCCGGCTCGCCCACACCGAGTACTTCATCGAGGGCCGCACCCGCCGCGACCTGCGCGACATCCTCCGCGAGACCCTGTTCGCGCCGACCGTCACCGGCAGCCCCGTGGAGAGCG is from Streptomyces seoulensis and encodes:
- a CDS encoding 3-deoxy-7-phosphoheptulonate synthase produces the protein MKDIQASLALQQPQWDDARPVERVRDTLGTCPALVTADAAERLRHLLADVAAGRSLLLQAGDCAEDPAESTPRHVRRKTDLLDLLADTVGGITGKPVLRIGRIAGQFAKPRSKPVEQVGGITLPVFRGHMVNGPEPDPVSRRPDPERILTCHRAATDIVRELDAVNAGRPAAEQVWTSHEALLLDYELPMLRQAGTRRYLGSTHLPWIGERTRQPEGAHVRLLAEVLNPVACKIGSGTTTEDVTALADRLDPHREPGRLVLVARMGTDFVTSRLPPLVEAVRAAGHPAIWLCDPMHGNTITSPAGHKTRLVDAMLAEIEGFGAALAESGGVNGGLHLETTPDDVTECAADVSELGGVGDRHTTFCDPRLNPGQALRMVTGWAHTLR
- a CDS encoding isochorismatase family protein encodes the protein MVGIPRIASYALPAADSLPANTAHWTPDPQRATLLVHDMQHFFLRSVPDPLRSELVDNAARLRKRAASLAVPVAYTAQPGGMTDEDRGLLKDFWGPGMRTAPEDREVVPELAPEPGDWVLTKYRYSAFHRSGLLRRLRAAGRDQLVLCGVYAHIGVLATAVEAFSNDIQVFLAADAVADFSAERHRLALDYVAERCGVVLPSAEVFR